Proteins encoded by one window of Lathyrus oleraceus cultivar Zhongwan6 chromosome 1, CAAS_Psat_ZW6_1.0, whole genome shotgun sequence:
- the LOC127103478 gene encoding cysteine-rich receptor-like protein kinase 7, whose protein sequence is MFEDEEGKVNVITVVPQIFYYINPNFVTRFRDNYPLLRRIAAIVVPIIIMLILFPIGYYYFLKRKGRKSRRTILRENFGEESATLESMRFEWMVIEAATNNFSKDNFIGKCGFGEVYKGTHLDGREVAIKRLSINSKQEHEKILIYEFVSNKSLDYFLFDSQCKKLLTWVERFNITGGIVRGILYMHEHSRLKVIHRDLKPSNILLGENMIPKISDFGLARIVEISQDEGTTNRIVGT, encoded by the exons ATGTTTGAGGACGAAGAAG GCAAGGTTAATGTAATAACTGTTGTACCCCAAATTTTCTACTATATCAATCCCAATTTTGTTACTAGGTTCAGAG ATAATTATCCACTACTAAGGAGAATTGCCGCCATTGTTGTCCCTATCATTATTATGTTGATACTCTTTCCTATTGGTTACTACTATTTTCTAAAGAGAAAGGGAAGAAAGAGTCGTAGAACTATTCTTCGAGAAAATT ttGGTGAAGAAAGTGCCACTTTAGAATCAATGCGATTCGAGTGGATGGTAATTGAAGCAGCAACTAACAACTTTTCTAAAGATAATTTCATTGGCAAATGTGGATTTGGAGAGGTTTATAAG GGTACCCATCTGGATGGACGAGAAGTTGCTATAAAGAGACTTTCAATAAATTCTAAGCAAG AACACGAGAAAATACTTATTTATGAATTTGTGTCCAACAAAAGTCTTGATTATTTCTTATTCG ATTCTCAATGCAAAAAGTTGTTAACTTGGGTTGAACGCTTCAATATCACTGGAGGAATTGTTCGAGGAATTCTTTATATGCATGAACATTCCCGACTCAAAGTCATACATCGCGATCTCAAACCAAGTAATATTCTATTAGGTGAAAACATGATTCCTAAAATTTCTGATTTTGGTTTGGCTCGAATTGTTGAAATAAGTCAAGATGAAGGAACTACAAATAGAATTGTTGGAACATAG
- the LOC127130685 gene encoding uncharacterized protein LOC127130685 isoform X2 — translation MLKKAGKDIPTKSGTKTNPKSQKEVPGQMLDKASKEIPTTSGTKSQIMMRLEKMVEESDIMHGAIRSVDMDEGVFGIAHSELIAKEDMQQLFEHEELGIAVIHTYIWYSDQSIIYLVEQFIYTFQ, via the exons atgttgaaaaaagctggtaaggatattccaacgaagtccgggacaaaaacaaatcctaaatctcaaaaagag gttcccggtcaaatgttggacaaagctagtaaggaaattccaacgacgtccgggacaaaatctcaaattatgatgcgtcttgagaaaatggtggaagagtcagatattatgcacggcgccatccgtagtgtagatatggatgaaggtgttttcggaattgctcattccgaattaattgcaaaggaggacatgcaacaactttttgaacacgaagaattgggcatcgctgtcattcatacatacatatggtactccgatcaatctattatttacttagttgaacaatttatttacacatttcaatga
- the LOC127130685 gene encoding uncharacterized protein LOC127130685 isoform X1, whose product MLKKVGKDIPTKSGTKTNPKSQKEVPGQMLDKASKEIPTTSGTKSQIMMRLEKMVEESDIMHGAIRSVDMDEGVFGIAHSELIAKEDMQQLFEHEELGIAVIHTYIWYSDQSIIYLVEQFIYTFQ is encoded by the exons atgttgaaaaaagttggtaaggatattccaacgaagtccgggacaaaaacaaatcctaaatctcaaaaagag gttcccggtcaaatgttggacaaagctagtaaggaaattccaacgacgtccgggacaaaatctcaaattatgatgcgtcttgagaaaatggtggaagagtcagatattatgcacggcgccatccgtagtgtagatatggatgaaggtgttttcggaattgctcattccgaattaattgcaaaggaggacatgcaacaactttttgaacacgaagaattgggcatcgctgtcattcatacatacatatggtactccgatcaatctattatttacttagttgaacaatttatttacacatttcaatga